From the Solanum pennellii chromosome 4, SPENNV200 genome, one window contains:
- the LOC114076784 gene encoding uncharacterized protein LOC114076784, protein MVMWPDTNNPPVEPPEVKPMPGRPGRCRRKDKDEPRKKKWGKTSKNGVKMSCSKCHQVGHNKRTCISVSSEQPTQQPARPFQQPPVRQPSPPPLRQPSTGNASSLCADTSKVKGRKKKQSTARASSSSVAWTSSSSVGMPPPSSVGRPPTSLVGMQPAASVGRKRTRDVGFGVYTDIQSGRQVINPGRSSERVISSGTGVAFKDASQTNVDLGFKPPSLKWKGKDAMTGNQLQQLSKKKVQSKSKGKWVP, encoded by the exons ATGGTAATGTGGCCTGACACCAATAACCCACCAGTTGAGCCTCCTGAAGTGAAGCCAATGCCTGGAAGACCAGGTAGATGTAGAAGAAAAGATAAAGATGAACCAAGAAAAAAGAAGTGGGGAAAAACATCAAAGAATGGAGTGAAGATGTCATGTTCCAAATGCCATCAAGTTGGGCATAACAAAAGAACCTGTATATCAGTG TCTTCTGAACAACCCACACAACAGCCTGCAAGGCCCTTTCAACAACCACCAGTGAGGCAGCCTTCACCACCACCATTGAGGCAGCCTAGCACTGGAAATGCCTCTTCTTTATGTGCAGATACTTCAAAGGTTAAAGGAAGGAAAAAGAAGCAGTCAACTGCAAGGGCATCATCTTCTTCAGTTGCATGGACATCATCTTCTTCAGTTGGAATGCCACCACCTTCTTCAGTTGGAAGGCCACCAACTTCTTTAGTTGGAATGCAACCAGCTGCTTCAGTTGGAAGGAAAAGAACAAGAGATGTGGGATTTGGTGTTTACACAGACATACAATCTGGAAGACAAGTGATTAAC CCAGGAAGATCAAGTGAAAGAGTTATCTCAAGTGGAACAGGGGTGGCATTTAAAGATGCATCACAAACAAATGTTGATCTTGGATTCAAGCCACCTAGTTTAAAATGGAAAGGAAAAGATGCAATGACTGGAAATCAACTTCAACAATTGTCAAAGAAAAAGGTGCAAAGCAAATCCAAGGGAAAGTGGGTTCCATAA
- the LOC114076783 gene encoding uncharacterized protein LOC114076783, producing MGHIITIFHHGGRFYKGQYVSKLGNIVFSIHKDHFSLTELKSYAKDIGYDEVDAFFTEDPITHNFVKLESDSQLYNFVKDLWSGSSIKLFLKHVTDKEGGSTTLGQFSIEKNNQELGNCSRVSHRVGEVEQPLEEGDSLDFEEDDLDDVPDQDDSEIDEELIAFREKLSEDKKNESVKKKKRTKKPLKDQSVELGEVGIDKGFENIFNNKAAKYNGKLGGDEVFIDSSDEPSEDSDEELDVLAQPGVDLPSRRKSNKLRYDSSSSISFFELGMIFESATQFRKAVADYAVQHKVQLRLKPNEPHRVRVKCEGKCKWEIFASLDKDSGNFFVKKYYPAHRCISKNKNRLCTAKYVEMKMRDRIISQPDMRVHKLQETQRKEWGLKVGRSICYRAKMNVIAKFLGDWKLEFSRLLDYADIIKSTNPGSSCWVRTDNETVPGLHLFKYFYVCFAALKNGWLEGCRKIIGLDGCFLKGACRGELLVAVGKNGNNQMYPIAWAVVDQETKHSWSWFLSYLIEDLQLGDGNGITIMSDMQKGLEVAVEVLLPNAERRMCARHIWANWQKRWRGEERRKAFWRCSKASFEVKLRDEFEYMGKLGHKICEALLGYNKEYWCRALFSERSKCDVVENNMCETFNSWIVGPRHKSVISMLEDIRHKMMDRHGDMIKFADTWISDISPMARLILEENKEIGRALKVNWNHDIGFEIQEGEYRHILDMTKKTCSCRLWQLRGIPCQHAVCALYHIGQEPEDYVEHWYKKDTFLSAY from the exons ATGGGTCATATTATAACTATTTTTCACCATGGAGGTCGCTTTTATAAAGGTCAATATGTGTCGAAATTGGGAAACATCGTTTTCAGCATACATAAGGACCACTTCTCTTTGACCGAACTGAAATCGTATGCAAAAGATATTGGGTATGATGAAGTTGATGCTTTTTTTACTGAAGACCCTATAACCCATAATTTTGTTAAGTTAGAAAGTGATAGCCAACTATATAACTTTGTTAAAGATTTGTGGAGTGGGTCATCTATTAAGTTGTTTTTGAAGCATGTGACTGATAAAGAAGGGGGGTCCACTACTTTGGGACAATTttctattgaaaaaaataatcaagaattgGGAAATTGCTCTAGGGTTTCACACAGGGTAGGTGAAGTTGAACAACCATTAGAAGAAGGTGATTCTCTTGACTTTGAAGAGGATGACTTAGATGATGTTCCAGATCAGGATGATAgtgaaattgatgaagaacTGATAGCTTTTAGAGAAAAACTTAGCGAAGACAAAAAGAATGAAtctgtaaagaaaaaaaagagaactaaAAAACCCTTAAAGGATCAAAGTGTTGAGCTTGGAGAAGTTGGCATAGATAAGGGATTTGAAAATATCTTCAACAATAAGGCAGCCAAATATAATGGAAAATTGGGAGGTGATGAAGTGTTTATTGATTCATCAGATGAACCAAGTGAAGATAGTGATGAGGAGCTAGATGTTTTAGCACAACCAGGTGTTGATTTACCTTCAAGAAGAAAAAGCAACAAACTGAGGTAtgattcttcttcttccatttctttctttGAGTTGGGTATGATATTTGAGAGTGCAACTCAATTTAGAAAGGCTGTTGCTGATTATGCTGTTCAACATAAGGTTCAGTTAAGGCTTAAACCCAATGAACCTCATAGAGTTAGGGTAAAATGTGAAGGGAAGTGTAAATGGGAAATCTTTGCAAGCTTGGATAAAGATTCtggaaatttttttgtaaagaaaTACTATCCTGCTCATAGATGTATTTCAAAGAATAAGAACAGGTTGTGCACAGCCAAATATGTGGAAATGAAGATGAGGGATAGAATAATATCTCAGCCTGACATGAGAGTTCATAAGCTTCAAGAGACACAAAGAAAAGAATGGGGATTAAAAGTAGGAAGATCAATATGTTACAGGGCAAAAATGAATGTCATTGCCAAGTTCTTGGGTGATTGGAAACTTGAGTTTTCAAGGTTGTTAGACTATGCTGATATAATTAAGAGTACAAATCCTGGGAGTTCTTGTTGGGTAAGAACTGATAATGAAACAGTCCCTGGCTTACActtgttcaaatatttttatgtctGTTTTGCTGCATTGAAAAATGGATGGCTAGAAGGTTGCAGGAAGATTATAGGATTGGATGGATGCTTTTTGAAGGGTGCTTGTAGAGGAGAATTATTAGTGGCTGTTGGAAAAAATGGAAACAATCAAATGTATCCAATAGCTTGGGCTGTGGTTGATCAAGAAACTAAACACTCTTGGAGTTGGTTCTTAAGCTATCTCATTGAAGACTTGCAACTTGGTGATGGAAATGGCATAACAATCATGTCTGACATGCAAAAG GGTCTTGAGGTGGCAGTGGAAGTCTTACTTCCTAATGCTGAAAGAAGAATGTGTGCAAGACATATTTGGGCAAACTGGCAAAAAAGATGGAGAGGTGAGGAAAGGAGAAAAGCATTTTGGAGATGCTCCAAAGCTAGTTTTGAGGTTAAATTAAGAGATGAATTTGAATATATGGGGAAATTGGGTCATAAAATATGTGAGGCATTGCTTGGATATAACAAAGAATATTGGTGTAGAGCTTTATTTAGTGAAAGATCAAAGTGTGATGTGGTGGAAAATAATATGTGTGAAACATTTAACTCATGGATTGTTGGTCCTAGACACAAATCTGTGATTAGTATGCTTGAAGATATTAGGCATAAAATGATGGATAGGCATGGAGATATGATTAAGTTTGCAGATACTTGGATCAGTGACATTTCACCTATGGCAAGACtgattttagaagaaaataaagagattGGCAGGGCACTAAAGGTGAATTGGAATCATGACATTGGATTTGAAATCCAAGAAGGAGAGTATAGACACATACTTGACATGACTAAAAAGACATGTAGCTGTAGGTTGTGGCAGTTGAGGGGCATACCTTGCCAACATGCAGTTTGTGCCTTATATCATATTGGGCAAGAACCAGAAGATTATGTGGAACATTGGTACAAAAAAGATACATTTCTAAGTGCATATTAG